The window TGTATGGTATAAAATGCTCTTGTGTTGGCAAATTATACACCTGCGATAAAAgttaatgtaaaaaagaaaggaaaaagagatattgtcctttttttttaacaccTGTACTAATCCATTGTCAACAAAGACATCACGTTACATATCAAATACCCTATTGTTAGCAAACtgtacaaattataaataatattgaaagaaaaatattgcacCATTTTGCTGTATCCGAAGCATCAAAGTTAGCCGACAGCCAGTGCATTTCACGACTCCGTTGGTCGCTGCTGATCGTAAAAAAGGTCCGCTCCGTTTCATCTtgctttaactttttcttttgcaGGAGCACGTGAACCTGGTGGGTAGAGACGGAGAGAACGGGCCGGTCCTGGTCTCGGTGAAGGCCGAGACGGTTGGTGGACAGGAGCACTGGAGGGTCTTATTGCGATTGCGAGCTGGCTCGACCCACGAATTGGTACCAGCCGCGAACCTCGGCCCGAATCCATCACCCGCGAAAATGGTCAAGGTGAAGTATCTCTTTCTTTGATGAGAATATACAGTGCCGTTCAAAAGTTATACGACCGTAACTCTTTTTGGTAACGTTTAACCCTTTACGAACGAGGCATCACCGATCTTAGCATAATTCACTTTAtctactatttttatttaaaatattttttttctaaaatatctaCTATAGCtttataatttttaagtaaGGATAGTTTTACATGGAAATGAAGTTAACGTTGtagataaaaaatatgaatatttatgcATATCTATCTTTGTTAATAACGTAGATGACATAACAAAATGGTAATTATACTTCGCTGTTATTTATAGAAAAAACAACGGGGCAAAGTGCCAATCGTTGTTATTATTTTCAgtgaaatacaataaaaaatttttttaaaaatcaaactgTGAGCATCTATAActtaaattttgtttttatgcgacagaaatttgaaataaatggagAGATTAAGAGGTAGTTTTTGATGGTCCTTTCATCTTGAAGCATTGTATTTTAAAGATAGCAGTAAAGAAAAATGTTGCTCTTGTTACGACGACCAGAcatcaatttataaaatgaatacctTTTCCTTTGTCATGGTGAACATTCGGTTGGGTTTGTGCCAACAGCTCCGAGGAAAATAAGACTGACGTTGGATTTTAAGAATACTTTAAAGTTAGATGGTTAATGGATCGTGgaaaatttctgttgtatgTTTTTGTCCCATGTAAAAttcaaagttttttttttatatttcgaaaGTTTCTGAAATTcagattgaaaattataaaactggcaagttttaatgttaattataaatcatttttgGTGGATAATTTCAAAAGTTTCTGAAGCTAAAATTGAaacttataaaaattttaattttaattaaaaatgattttaatgagCGACGACTAAAGCTGTAGAATCAGCGTCGAATCAAAGGGAGGTCTAAGAGAGGCTACAACccctttttctttacgattaaatgttattcaattctacttagaataaattttcattttgaaaccAACATTATCAACCAAGGTGGTCCTCAAAGGATTGACAGCCCCaggccccagaaatcttaatctggTCTTGTGAAATGGCtttgaaaaatgaaggaaagctattagaaaaaattgttacattattattatttacaaccAAATGAGTAATTTGATGAACGATAGTATACATCCATTGGCAGGTGATTTACAAATAATTCATGAGAACTTTATACAATAAGAGATAGTTTATTTAACACAGGTTGTATAGAACTTCCTACTGCTTCCATAATTATGTTTCATAAATGTTTGTAGGCATTGAATAAACAGGATTCACAAACTTTCACGAGATGTTCCggttgtaaatattattttatgatggataaattgtttgttttttaattattacataatttcaaaaaatgtgTAAacaatatttagaattttttaaatttaatttgcgTTCGTCTGCAATATTCTGAGACTTCAAATAAGTCCTATAATGTACGAAGTTAATGTTGGTCGCGGCTTAACGTAACCCTTTTTACAGGCGATTAACGAATCCTTGAACGTGAGCACCCTGATGCCTGTTGTCTGTTCCGGTGCTGGCACGCTAATAGCACGGTACGATGAGCATGCTTTGGTGTCGAGGTTTAAATTTGGTGTTCTTCATCAACGTGCCGGCCAAGTCACCGAGGAGCAACTTTTTGGGAACCGACAGATTACACCAGCCTTCCAGGAGTTCCTCGATTTGCTGGGTCAAAAAATCGATTTGAAGGATCACAAAGGGTTGGTAACAAATCCATCAAGACTCtagtacaaaaataaattatattaaagaatTCCTTGCTTGGAAATGATAATGGCAtaactaaaaaaaaatgtaaactttAGAGATGAGGCtttctaaaatttctatttttgaaaatactaaATACAGgccttattaattattattattattaattattaaaagaactGATGGAATTATAAATATCCCATTTTACGTgataaacataaaaatataatgcagaccttgtatattataaaagcaaatttgaaatttttcagttCTGTCACtatcaattttataatagtCATCTTCAACAGGATTTTCTGCCAGTCTTTGCTTCATAATTATGGAGCATTGTTTGATCCTTTTCTTCACTATAGCCTACAAGTTTTCAATGGACTTCATGTAAAGCATATGTTGATTGGTTAAAAGCTTAATGACACCCTTGATCTTATGGTACAGTGCTCCATTATGCATAAGGATGTAATCTCTGGGAACTAGCCATTTATCCAAGTCAGCAGCAACTTTTTTACTATTAcatttataatacaaaataatacaaaaataatatatttttatattgtaataaattgaagaaaaggaacacattattctgtacatttctttttttaattatttaaggaAATGAGACTTGACTccattgttcaagggttaatgacACGATTAGTTTTCTATCTaatcatatatttatatttaaatattgacTGTTCATAGATATCGTGGAGGCTTAGATACTCGTCATGGACAGACAGGAGATTCTGCGGTGTACGAGGTATTTAGAGGTCGAGAAGTGCTCTTCCATGTCGCCTCTCTTCTTCCATACAGTCCTGGGGACTCGCAGCAATTACAACGTAAAAGACACATCGGCAATGACATCGTCGCGATAATATTCCAAGAGGAGCCAACTCCTTTCAGTCCAGATATGATCGCCAGCCACTTCTTGCATGCATTCATCGTGGTACAAGTCGTCGACCCCTGCACTCCTTATACCAGGTATATTCTTAGATTCGTACATACGCACCGTGTCCGTGTAGTAAGGTCGCGTAAAATTCGGGTACGTTAGTTACGAAATCGCTATTTCGAAGTTTAAGCAAAACATCCGGTTAAAATAGTCCATGGAACGTTTCCACTTGGCTGACGTGAAATATAAACTTTGCTTTAAATTTATTGCTCGATTCCATTTAATTACGATTCACAGAGGATAGCGAACCAGTAACTAGGCGAACTCGTTCACCTAGAATTCAGAATATTTATACATTCACCTTCTCTTGAAAAGAAATTCgaaaaagtattatttttcaaaatagaatGGATCAGCTGACGTTATCATTTTGATCTAtggtttattaaataatttggtaCTGATTTGACTGATTATTAATTGAAAGTATACTTGATTTAATATTCTATCATTTATCTTATTTCTGAAAACAAGTCGTGAGTACATTTgcttaaatattttctaatatcgaataaaatttcctttgtctataattaaattaaattttctatgtaTCATATTGtggatattaataaatatttgactattcaattttgaaatacaGGTACAAAGTCAGTATCACAGCACGAAATGATGTTCCCTGGTTTGGTCCAGCATTGCCAACGCCAGCTGTGTTTTCCCGGGGTGTAGAATTCAAAGAATTCCTTTTGACGAAATTGGTGAATGCTGAAAATGCTGCGTACAAAGCTGAGAAGTTTTCAAAACTCGAGGTAATTATAAATTCATGTATAAAACAGGTTTCTATTGGTTGAGGAAGAAGTCTCATTGTTCACTTAATTGATCCtgtttatattttctaatttatatttatgacaTCAGAATTTTGATAAatcacatttttaattttgttaccaTCCACTATTAacatgaattgattttttttaatatcctcAAATATTTTATACCTGAAATACTCAAAAAAATGCTATGTAATTCTGCtaatattaaaacaatttttaaaataccaAATAAGCTGAACATTTCTGTACCAAAGAAACTGTATTAATAAATTCTgaattctaataaaatcattTCGAAACGAACAGCTAAGAACGAGGTCAGCCCTCTTGGAGTCATTGACGGAAGAATTGCAAGGGAAGACTGCCGAGTTCCTTGGTGGAGCGATTGGTTTCGGAGGTAGCGGCCTGGGATTTGGAGGTAACTGTCCAGTAAGTCCGACTGCGAGCGACGCCTCAGGATCCGGCAGTGGCGGAAGTGGCTCCAGATTTATCGATACTGTACGAAAAGCGCTGATATCGCGTGTTCGAAATGCGTCCACCGAGAGTGTGCCCCAGCAGTTATCGAAGAAAGGCCAGTCGGAGCCAAGTCCGCCGAGTAATCGACAATCAACGACAAAGATCAGTAGCAAACGATCAGTGGAACCATCGAGTCCTTTAGGCTCTCCAGATTTAACGCTTCGAAGGGATTCGGAACGCGGAAGTCCTAGCTTAGGTAGCCAAGACAGCAGTTTATCCAACACCGACAATCAAGATAGTAGTCTGGCCACTTTGCAGCAAGACGAGGTTGATCGTAGAGAATTCTCAACAACGACAACAACAGCAGTTTGCTCCAACAGTGAAACGACGCAAGAGAACAAAACTTCCGTGTCGTCTGTTCAGAGATTGACTCATGAGAACTTACGGAAACAGGAGAGGACGGAGAAGACAGAGACGACCCAGCGTGTCATTTCCGAAAGCGATGACAGCTCGTTGAACAGCGAGCTAGAACTGGACCAAGCTGTCTATCCGGACAGTGATACCGGACTCGAATCGATGAGTTCCGCGGAAACCCATGACACTGTACGATGTACTACCAAGGATGGGGTTTTAGAGAACGAGAACTTGAGGATGGAGGTCACCAGGTTGAAATGCGACAAACTAGATCTGCTCAGGCAGAATGTGGTGAGTGTTGGAGAATACATGACTGTTTCTTGATCTACATGGAGACGTTCCAAGTTACTTGTCTTAAGCATTAATCCAAGTCTTGTTTTTGTTAAGAAATTTATTGTTACTTGGTCTTATTAATAATGTACACTCAGACAGTTTCTTCATTTAAGTGGATACGTTCCAAATAATATGTCCAAATATTTTTTGTCCTCATCATAATACTTCATTAAGAACTTTGTTGTTCATTTGCCTCGGTATTAAGGTATTTAGGCAGTTGTTTAATAAACAGTTTTATTTTTCAGACTTGCCAACGCGATATAAAACGTCTACGAGAAAAGGAGTTGCAATTGCAGTCCGATTTAGCAGCCGCTTCCAAGGAGATTCTTCGATTGCGAGCTATGTTGAAAGAATGTTCGACTAGTATTCCATTGGATAATAATAATCAGCAAACGTCTACCGTATAAAGATAAAGATGCAATTATTAGATTGTAATAATTAGTTGAACACTCTGTATAACGTACTAATTCGGAGTTGCTTCTTTCAAAGAAAACTATCCGAAGAGGTATCTTGCAAAGAGTTTGAACGCGCAATCGAAATATGCTTTACGTTTTGTTTTTAAACTGTACGATTGAAGTTCTTTAGATAGAAATATTGGGTACAAATGCTGTATATTATAAGAGAAAGGGTCAGTgaaggatatttaaaaaaaaaaaaaagaaaagaaaagaagagatgaTTCTGCGATATAATAAATAGCGACGCGTCTTTCAATATATTCACAGCGTAGACGCTAATTGTTACTTTGTAGTAGTATTTGTTTCACCTTTAAccattattatttatctattaatttattaatagatGTAAGTTAATCTCTAATagtcaatataattattaaacgatTCAGAAACACACAAATGATACGAAGATACatgatgaaaatatgaaatgataaaatcatttaaacaAGTAGGTGCATCTTGTCATTATGGTAGGTAGATATCTTTAGAATTACAAAGTAAAATGGCCTTTAGACTTAGAGTTTCCGAACTTGAGAGTAAATAAACAGAAATtaatataacatattttatctgtaataaatgtttaaaaaattgagatcgtatataaatatatacgtatatatataacaCAGTTACGGTGCTCGTATTGTTTTAGAACGAGGTAACTGTAAATTGTCCCATAAAACAGTATAAAGCGATTGGTATAAATGTTGACACGCTTATGGGCTTTAGAAATATGCGTTTTACCGATATATCTCTGACGTCTCACATTGAAACAAGGATATGTATCGTTAGTTACAGTATTTGTCACGGTAATTAATTACCGAAAAAAAAACCATTACTAGTTTTTTAGTATTAGTCCGAAAGAATTGTAGGAGATATGAGAAAAACCTCGTTAGTTAATCTCTTCCGGTTATATCGTGTTAGCCAATTTAGAATAAGAGTAGACATTTTTCTTTCTAGCCGTTCACACGGTTGTAATGATTTAGCTGCACCAAATTGTTTAACGGCACGCTACGTATCCATGTGTCAGTAACGTACGAATAGAACACGTATTATCGTTGATTGTTCACCAATACGCAAAATAGACTTAAGTGTACTTTATTATTTGCTTCGGTTAACGcactttattttcattatttttcaccGATGGTATTAGTATGATTTATGatcatcattattactattgctAATTGctactattattatcattattatattaatcacCGTTGTACTTTATAcagtttcgtttttcttttttttttgtaaataatcgGCTATCTTTCTGCGAAGAAAGATTGAAAATGTAAGGGAAAGAAAGGACAGAGGGACATGAAAAGTTCACTCATATGTAATACCAAAGTTTATCGTAGTTAAATCTCTTCTCTTAGTTTTCTACATTCCTTTTCGTACAATATTTGCCTCTGTAATCTGCGTATATATACTTCTTTCTCGAACGAACATTTTTTCTACAAGTACAATACTTTTTCTTCTACCATTGAATTTCGAGAAAATCTTTGTATGCCTTTACAGCTACTTTGCAGATACATTACGATTATCACTGCCTATACTGTGTCGTTTTGGAGTGTACCACGTTTACATGATACTTCTGATGTGTTGTTCATAAGATACGACGTAATATTTTGCATTAATTCTATTTAATTAATGTCGAATGACtcattatttatgaattttcaacTGCAAGTAAAAGATAATTCAAAATTACTCTTTTTCGACGATTTACCCTTCGAGTTGTTTCAAACAATAACGTTTGTAAATGCTTCTAAAAAGTACACACAAGAATCAGTAATTATTATGAACACTCTCCAGTAATACTATTTTTAACGGTCATAAAAAAAGCAAgcatgcaatatatatatattttatacgttTTACGATCAATGTATTTTTACAAACTGTTTCAGACTGGGTGTAAAAGATAGCACACTCGAACGCTTAATTTCTTGGAATTTATAAAACAAGATATGTTGTACGTAAAGcattcatttcaattgtaaaaaatgttgaaatgttTAACATCTTGCTGAACGTTATAATACAGTCACTTTTAAACGAGTATACACACGCACacgaaataataaaactgaCGATGCAGAATACATAAAATGTAAGAaagtttgaatatttttagaaaatgtgttacattatcattagtatCTTAAACATCTCTCTACTATTGCTAATTAAACTTCATGTATATAACGTAAaatcgatttaaaaaaagagcGTCTCTTTgtctaaaaatttagaaaaaaaataaaagactaAGTTTACCATTCTCTAGTGTGATTTCTATGCTGGCCTTGCAAAATCAAAGAAAGATTATCTATATTACAAAGAAATATGTGTTATTATATTATGAGAGGGAGAGTGAGTGAGTGAGTgtgagagagaaaaaatattaatgctataaatatatatatatacacacatatatatatatattttgtatttaatattaatcgCCCAAATTTAACAGAACTGCGAATACTATTATTATTCTCTGATACTATGACACGAAAGTATATATTTCTTATGACTGGTGTAAGTATTCgcattctattttttcttttctatgcaCGACTGTCAACTTGAAAATCAGTGGTAATGATGTTCGCCAATAAATAAAACGATTTAAACCAACcgtatattgttattattaggttgttataaattatcattttcgAAACATTGATTATATAAATTCCGTCTTATCGCTTCGGTCCTCCTAAATATTAAAAGGCTCTTCCTCTTCCGGCATCTAAAGTTCTTCAATTCTGAGCTTCTCTGGTTTTTCCAAAATAGAACAGACAGCCTCTCATTTGGAATCAACCTTCTCGCCCCAAATTCTCAAAATAAGAAGTTGTTGTCCTCAAAACATTGTATAGGAGTCGAAATTTTGTCTTTTGCAATGTGTAATGAACcagtttctaattttaatttgcaaCCCCTAACAGCGCTGTGGTGGAATACCAAGTGTATAGTTGGTATAGTAGGATGTGACATGATATCACCGACGAGATGATAATATCTAGACTGAAGTaagagcgtcgaaaactttaccgacagaccctagaaaaatccctagacgcgagttttcaaattacgtcctcatttctaaacagaatgtaaaaaatttgagggacgtgttcagaaggttctaaagaatatttgtctggtccttactatctgtcaacggtcaagaaaatggcggatcggactcacctgtattgatttattcgtaatataaacatttctgttaATCGTACgtccaaatagggaccagactgatattctttgggtcggatagaataaaacgagcacccaagggatgatgtacaagtctccaggtagaagtaatttgaaaactacgatttcgatGACTGTTCACACGCGAAAggcgtcaacaaggtaaaacagaccagaaatttagtttctcgttcattctgtagggcgcagttcgttcgtttgattaataaacaattgtaaaattaaaaataataattaaataattttgaatagaataattaaacaaaattttgcaatatacccacacggaaatgtaaagaaataaacaatttaaatagatataacaataatttgattaataaataattgtaaaatataaaataataattaaacaaatattaacaaatatcagatagaaatagttaaatctgcggaaccggtaaagcggaacgtcatgcttgattgcgcgcgccgcgcgccggtacaTGCGCGACCTGGAgagaggtcaaatctaatcagtcttatcgcgaccgccgaaggatacggatcgagctgtcaaacatataccggtacgggttgacactatggatattcgtgcatggatttatcagtgtgttaccacaagtgttactgtgtgtgcctatggtgtttcctatagtgtttcccatagtgttttgaaatatttgtacGGATATATTAGcacgttttatggtgtggtcacccatgtgttttgacatttttatacaagtgcattagtgtgctgtgtggtgtgaTATCCCAtttacctgcatgtgctttattgtgttttatggtgtggtttcctatgtgctttggcatatatttacggatttattagtgggttttatggattggtaccctatgtgttttggcatatttacacggatttattagtgggttttatggagtagtaccctatgtgttttggcatatttatacggatttattagtaggttttatggattggtaccctatgtgttttactataattttgcaaatat is drawn from Osmia lignaria lignaria isolate PbOS001 chromosome 14, iyOsmLign1, whole genome shotgun sequence and contains these coding sequences:
- the LOC117607475 gene encoding uncharacterized protein LOC117607475 isoform X4; this encodes MLKIRMLDYIGDTGRQQLEQSVYCEAESRRAALEDERQDVQGTNQEKIKSTTQDLFELLERVQSSRLDDQRCVLPPYFSQTPREDRAASSPGNQNNHTPTPSPSPVGDAPVGRALMEAALQQATSGTQPPLVVTPSGYWVDGTDHRHALDSVGRALLPAQPAWQPRIDQDDTAKCYRRFFVGREHVNLVGRDGENGPVLVSVKAETVGGQEHWRVLLRLRAGSTHELVPAANLGPNPSPAKMVKAINESLNVSTLMPVVCSGAGTLIARYDEHALVSRFKFGVLHQRAGQVTEEQLFGNRQITPAFQEFLDLLGQKIDLKDHKGYRGGLDTRHGQTGDSAVYEVFRGREVLFHVASLLPYSPGDSQQLQRKRHIGNDIVAIIFQEEPTPFSPDMIASHFLHAFIVVQVVDPCTPYTRYKVSITARNDVPWFGPALPTPAVFSRGVEFKEFLLTKLVNAENAAYKAEKFSKLELRTRSALLESLTEELQGKTAEFLGGAIGFGGSGLGFGGNCPVSPTASDASGSGSGGSGSRFIDTVRKALISRVRNASTESVPQQLSKKGQSEPSPPSNRQSTTKISSKRSVEPSSPLGSPDLTLRRDSERGSPSLGSQDSSLSNTDNQDSSLATLQQDEVDRREFSTTTTTAVCSNSETTQENKTSVSSVQRLTHENLRKQERTEKTETTQRVISESDDSSLNSELELDQAVYPDSDTGLESMSSAETHDTVRCTTKDGVLENENLRMEVTRLKCDKLDLLRQNVTCQRDIKRLREKELQLQSDLAAASKEILRLRAMLKECSTSIPLDNNNQQTSTV
- the LOC117607475 gene encoding uncharacterized protein LOC117607475 isoform X2, with translation MRRPLIRHLSEGGGGASDNAGTRRQQSMKEDERGSYTWNCREYGHHLSSCDLLKVPTALSCRGQTTSPEPRITLHRRQQLEQSVYCEAESRRAALEDERQDVQGTNQEKIKSTTQDLFELLERVQSSRLDDQRCVLPPYFSQTPREDRAASSPGNQNNHTPTPSPSPVGDAPVGRALMEAALQQATSGTQPPLVVTPSGYWVDGTDHRHALDSVGRALLPAQPAWQPRIDQDDTAKCYRRFFVGREHVNLVGRDGENGPVLVSVKAETVGGQEHWRVLLRLRAGSTHELVPAANLGPNPSPAKMVKAINESLNVSTLMPVVCSGAGTLIARYDEHALVSRFKFGVLHQRAGQVTEEQLFGNRQITPAFQEFLDLLGQKIDLKDHKGYRGGLDTRHGQTGDSAVYEVFRGREVLFHVASLLPYSPGDSQQLQRKRHIGNDIVAIIFQEEPTPFSPDMIASHFLHAFIVVQVVDPCTPYTRYKVSITARNDVPWFGPALPTPAVFSRGVEFKEFLLTKLVNAENAAYKAEKFSKLELRTRSALLESLTEELQGKTAEFLGGAIGFGGSGLGFGGNCPVSPTASDASGSGSGGSGSRFIDTVRKALISRVRNASTESVPQQLSKKGQSEPSPPSNRQSTTKISSKRSVEPSSPLGSPDLTLRRDSERGSPSLGSQDSSLSNTDNQDSSLATLQQDEVDRREFSTTTTTAVCSNSETTQENKTSVSSVQRLTHENLRKQERTEKTETTQRVISESDDSSLNSELELDQAVYPDSDTGLESMSSAETHDTVRCTTKDGVLENENLRMEVTRLKCDKLDLLRQNVTCQRDIKRLREKELQLQSDLAAASKEILRLRAMLKECSTSIPLDNNNQQTSTV
- the LOC117607475 gene encoding uncharacterized protein LOC117607475 isoform X1, which gives rise to MENFSDPSEEREISSDTNNTIKNKENSLRLRLVRVFSSGALKSPKSPLSVSSSQSTSPGGNSPCAKSRYSWQIPLSNKECHTPSSTDSGVSFSSSKSMTGTTNSPSSAFNPQSPCSSTWYVSEKRQQLEQSVYCEAESRRAALEDERQDVQGTNQEKIKSTTQDLFELLERVQSSRLDDQRCVLPPYFSQTPREDRAASSPGNQNNHTPTPSPSPVGDAPVGRALMEAALQQATSGTQPPLVVTPSGYWVDGTDHRHALDSVGRALLPAQPAWQPRIDQDDTAKCYRRFFVGREHVNLVGRDGENGPVLVSVKAETVGGQEHWRVLLRLRAGSTHELVPAANLGPNPSPAKMVKAINESLNVSTLMPVVCSGAGTLIARYDEHALVSRFKFGVLHQRAGQVTEEQLFGNRQITPAFQEFLDLLGQKIDLKDHKGYRGGLDTRHGQTGDSAVYEVFRGREVLFHVASLLPYSPGDSQQLQRKRHIGNDIVAIIFQEEPTPFSPDMIASHFLHAFIVVQVVDPCTPYTRYKVSITARNDVPWFGPALPTPAVFSRGVEFKEFLLTKLVNAENAAYKAEKFSKLELRTRSALLESLTEELQGKTAEFLGGAIGFGGSGLGFGGNCPVSPTASDASGSGSGGSGSRFIDTVRKALISRVRNASTESVPQQLSKKGQSEPSPPSNRQSTTKISSKRSVEPSSPLGSPDLTLRRDSERGSPSLGSQDSSLSNTDNQDSSLATLQQDEVDRREFSTTTTTAVCSNSETTQENKTSVSSVQRLTHENLRKQERTEKTETTQRVISESDDSSLNSELELDQAVYPDSDTGLESMSSAETHDTVRCTTKDGVLENENLRMEVTRLKCDKLDLLRQNVTCQRDIKRLREKELQLQSDLAAASKEILRLRAMLKECSTSIPLDNNNQQTSTV
- the LOC117607475 gene encoding uncharacterized protein LOC117607475 isoform X3 produces the protein MPVLEGGIAKKRSVDRAARKMRMRLCTGSKESYTLLSKKRRQQLEQSVYCEAESRRAALEDERQDVQGTNQEKIKSTTQDLFELLERVQSSRLDDQRCVLPPYFSQTPREDRAASSPGNQNNHTPTPSPSPVGDAPVGRALMEAALQQATSGTQPPLVVTPSGYWVDGTDHRHALDSVGRALLPAQPAWQPRIDQDDTAKCYRRFFVGREHVNLVGRDGENGPVLVSVKAETVGGQEHWRVLLRLRAGSTHELVPAANLGPNPSPAKMVKAINESLNVSTLMPVVCSGAGTLIARYDEHALVSRFKFGVLHQRAGQVTEEQLFGNRQITPAFQEFLDLLGQKIDLKDHKGYRGGLDTRHGQTGDSAVYEVFRGREVLFHVASLLPYSPGDSQQLQRKRHIGNDIVAIIFQEEPTPFSPDMIASHFLHAFIVVQVVDPCTPYTRYKVSITARNDVPWFGPALPTPAVFSRGVEFKEFLLTKLVNAENAAYKAEKFSKLELRTRSALLESLTEELQGKTAEFLGGAIGFGGSGLGFGGNCPVSPTASDASGSGSGGSGSRFIDTVRKALISRVRNASTESVPQQLSKKGQSEPSPPSNRQSTTKISSKRSVEPSSPLGSPDLTLRRDSERGSPSLGSQDSSLSNTDNQDSSLATLQQDEVDRREFSTTTTTAVCSNSETTQENKTSVSSVQRLTHENLRKQERTEKTETTQRVISESDDSSLNSELELDQAVYPDSDTGLESMSSAETHDTVRCTTKDGVLENENLRMEVTRLKCDKLDLLRQNVTCQRDIKRLREKELQLQSDLAAASKEILRLRAMLKECSTSIPLDNNNQQTSTV
- the LOC117607475 gene encoding uncharacterized protein LOC117607475 isoform X5, giving the protein MMGVLRWRLELRSDADLRQQQQQQRPNTERSSTGHSNHAHAHTHTLPELISQTPREDRAASSPGNQNNHTPTPSPSPVGDAPVGRALMEAALQQATSGTQPPLVVTPSGYWVDGTDHRHALDSVGRALLPAQPAWQPRIDQDDTAKCYRRFFVGREHVNLVGRDGENGPVLVSVKAETVGGQEHWRVLLRLRAGSTHELVPAANLGPNPSPAKMVKAINESLNVSTLMPVVCSGAGTLIARYDEHALVSRFKFGVLHQRAGQVTEEQLFGNRQITPAFQEFLDLLGQKIDLKDHKGYRGGLDTRHGQTGDSAVYEVFRGREVLFHVASLLPYSPGDSQQLQRKRHIGNDIVAIIFQEEPTPFSPDMIASHFLHAFIVVQVVDPCTPYTRYKVSITARNDVPWFGPALPTPAVFSRGVEFKEFLLTKLVNAENAAYKAEKFSKLELRTRSALLESLTEELQGKTAEFLGGAIGFGGSGLGFGGNCPVSPTASDASGSGSGGSGSRFIDTVRKALISRVRNASTESVPQQLSKKGQSEPSPPSNRQSTTKISSKRSVEPSSPLGSPDLTLRRDSERGSPSLGSQDSSLSNTDNQDSSLATLQQDEVDRREFSTTTTTAVCSNSETTQENKTSVSSVQRLTHENLRKQERTEKTETTQRVISESDDSSLNSELELDQAVYPDSDTGLESMSSAETHDTVRCTTKDGVLENENLRMEVTRLKCDKLDLLRQNVTCQRDIKRLREKELQLQSDLAAASKEILRLRAMLKECSTSIPLDNNNQQTSTV